In Ananas comosus cultivar F153 linkage group 14, ASM154086v1, whole genome shotgun sequence, the genomic stretch tatttatttattttcattctcTTTTATGCTGCACCAAAATTACTGTTATGCCCCTGCCCTCTTGGTTTTACCCTTCTGccccaaatttaatttatttacggTTTTACCCATTCAATTAATTTACAGTTTAGTCCATACCCACGTAAATTTACACATTTGCCCTTATATGCAATATTAAGTATATTTTGCATGACATTACATGTCTCgtgatctatatattttttattattaattagagttTAGCCACAGCAACTCTAAttgattaaattatatattaagagCCTCTAGATCACATATAATAATTGACATTTGCTTATAATTAATTGTATTAATAGAATGAATTTTATCCCACAGGAATTTTCATTATATTAATATGATTAATTAGGTtgaaatatcatattatttttcttaatttcccCACAGGGATTAGGAGAAAGGAATATCATATGATAGTTTCATCATACAGTTTTTATGAATCTATTATAAATTAGAAACTTAGCCCACAGGTAGTTTTTGATGTTATTTGATTCATATTGTATGACATGTTTTGCATGGGTAAAACATGTATCAAGTGAATTTGCCTCAAATATTGTGACGTAAGCATgcttatttgttttgtttattatgCAGTTTTACCACCTGTGAATATCTCTGATATTAATGTTCCTGAGTTGAACGGTGACAACTATAAAGCTTGGAAGGAGTTAATTCTTCTTCAATTGGGGTGTATGGACATTGATTATGCTATTCGAAAAGATGAACCACCTGCTGTTACTGAAACTAGCACTCCAGCTGAAGTTTCTCTTTATGAACAATGGGAGCGGTCTAACAGCCTTAGTGTAATGTTCATAAGGAGTAAACTTTCTGCTAGTATTCGTGGTTCAGTTGCTCAGCATAATAATGCTAAGGATTTGCTGGTGGCTATTGATGCGCAATTTGCGTCTTCGGAAAAGGCCCATGCCATGACCCTAATCATGAAGTTTTCATCGTTGAGGCTTACCAGTGTTAGAGGTGTGCGTGAGCACATTATGAAATGAGGGATATTGTGGCTCAGCTCAAGAACCTTGAGGTTGAGATACCTGAATCCTTCCTTGTATATTACATTCTGAACTCACTTCCTCAGCAGTATACACCTTTTAAGATCTCTTATAACACACATAAGGAGAAGTGGTCAATTAATGAACTCATGACGATGTGTGTTCAAGAGGAAGAAAGACCGCTTATGGAAGTGGGAGAGAGTGCTCATTTGGCAACACAAGGAAGGCAAAAAGGGCAAGGCAAGCGTAAGGGAAAGGGTAAAATACCTCCCCAAGCTGACATTAAGAAGGAATCCAAATGCTTCTTCTGTAGAAAGAGGGGGCATATAAAGAAGGATTGCGTCAGATATAAAGCCTGGCTTGAGAAGAAAGGTAATCCAATCTCTTGTGTTTGTTATGAATCTAATATGACTGATGTGAGTCACAACACTTGGTGGATTGATTCTGGATCTATAATCCATATTTCGAATTCCTTGCAGGGCTTTCAAAGCCACAGGAAGCCGGTGGGAAGTGAACACTGCATCTATTCAGGAAACAAGATGCGTTCGCATGTAGAAGCTATCGGGACATGCAGTTTAGTCCTATATAGTGGCTTTGTTTTAAATTTGGAAAGAACCTTCTATGTACCTAGTTTCTCTAGAAACTTGATTTCAGTTTCAAGACTTGTATCGTTTGGTTATTCCTTTCACTTTTCAGATTCGACTTTCAGTTTATCGTATAAATCTAAAATTGTTGGGAATGGTATCTTGTCTGATGGTCTTTTTCGAATTAATTTGCAAGACAATGCCTTTTATAATGCGATACATGTTCATGATAACGCTGGTATAAAACGATGTGTTGTGAAAGAAGATTCCTCTGCTTTGTGGCATCGGAGATTGGGACATATCTCCATAGATAGAATTAAGCGATTGGTAAATGATGGAGTACTCAGTGCATTAGATTTTACTGATTGTGATACTTGCGTGGACTGCATAAAGGGAAAGCAGACCAACAAGTCAAAGTAAGGTGCCAAGAGGAGTACGGAAATATTGGAAATCATACATACAGATATTTGTTGTCCAGATATGGACTCATATTGTCAGAAATATTTCATCACCTTTATAGACGATTACTCACGTTTGATCTATCTCTACTTGCTTTATAATAAGCACGAAGCATTGGATGCCTTTAAAGTGTTTAAGGCCGAAGTAGAGAAACAATGCGGTAAGCAAATTAAAATTGTGAGATCAGATAGAGGTAGGGAATACTATGGTAGATACATTGAAGATGGACAAGCACCTGGTCTGTTTGCGAAATTTCTTCAAGAGCATGGGATAGTTGCCTAATACACTATTCCTGGTTCTCCGGACCAAAATGGTGTGGCAGAAAGAAGAAATCGAACTTTGTTGGATATGGTGCGTAGTATGCTTAGCAACTCAAAACTTCCTAAGTCCTTGTGGAATGAAGCTCTTAAGACGGCAGTATACATATTGAACCGAGTTCCGACCAAGGCTGTCCCAAAGACTCCTTTTGAGTTATTCAAAGGTTGGAAACCGAGTTTGCGACATGTACACGTTTGGGAATGCCCGTATGAAGTGAGAATCTATAATCCACAGGAAAAGAAGTTAGACCCAAGGACTATAAGTGGGTATTTCGTTGGATATACCGAAAAGTCCAAGGGATATAGATTTTATTGTCCATCTCATACCACTAGGTTGTGGAATCGAGAAATGCGAAGTTTCTTGAAAATGACTTGATTAGTGGGAGCGATCGATTTCGAGACCCTGTTCTTGAGAAAGATCATTCAGATGCTCGACCTTCCACTTCAAGTACCAGATTGATTGTTATTCATAACGCCCCTCCAGTTCAAATGGCTATTGAACAACCAATCATTGAAGCTCCACAACCTGCTGATATTGATCTAGTAGATCCAACTGTTCACCACTTACCAGAAACTGATGAGCAACTAGTTGAACAACACGCTCCTCAAGAGAATGTTGATACAACATTAAGGAGATCTGCTAGAATGAAGAAGTCAGCAATTCCTAGTGACTACATTGTGTACCTGCAAGAATCTGATTATAATATTGGAGCTGAGAATGATCCTGAAACGTTTTTGCAAGCAATGAATTGCGACAATTCCAATTTATGGTTCAATGCCATGAAGGAAGAGATGAGTTCTATGGCATCTAACGCAGTTTGGGATTTGGTTGAGTTGCCCAATGGTAAGAAGGCCATTGGTTGTAAGTGGGTCTTCAAAATTAAGAAAGACTCATTAGGCAACATAGAGAGATATAAAGTCAGACTCGTCGCCAAAGGATTCACTCAAAAGGAAGGAATTGATTACACGGAGACTTTTTCTCCTGTATCTAAAAAGGATTCTCTTCGCAGTACAAagcataaaataaattttgagcaTCAAAACAAAATATTCAAGATGGTTCTACTATGCTCAATGAAAATACTACAATAGACCGtgataaatgaataaaaaaacaaaatccaaataatcCTGAAAAGAATATGCAGGCTGGAAAATTAGTCAACAGGATCTTCAAAAGGGATGCAAACTAAAAATTTGCTCAAAACATCAGTTATATAAGTTTCAATTATTATAACCTATATGAATCATCTTTCATAGAGCACTTCTTAGTAGGAATAAAATACAACTAATGTTCCATTTTCATACTGACGAAAATCATGAAGACTATAAAAAATTTGCAAGAATTTTGCAGAATGAATGTAGCAGAACTCAAACTATTATTTCAAATGAAATTCTTTATGAGGCAAAATTACATGCTGATGGAGATTGAAAGCAACTTCAAATGCTATTTGGTGGACAAAGAACTCAATTTGCAGACTCCTCAAAAGGAATGGTTAGAAAATAGCTTACTCTCAAGATAGTCATCATAAAGAGCACAATGATCAGATTAGCTGTACCAAATAAAGTACACAAAGCACCAATTAACATAGTTTGGAGTGGCAGATAGAGAAGTGGGAAACTAAGGCTTCAAGTTTTGTCTGATCTGCTAGAAACAAAATCAAGAATTAAAGAAGCTGTATGAATGTTGGGTTTTCATTGGTGATTTTATTGTAGAGAGTTTGATTGTGGTCCATTACATAGTTCTAATAAAATGACTTTCTAGGATAGTGCATTCCAGGTCCAGTTTAGATATGGGATTACTTGTTTCTTGTTGCTCAATTATAGACATCTGTTTGTGCCTCTCAACAGCCAAGTGAACCAACAATTCCTTGAGCAAGTTGGTGGACGCATGGACGGATAAATCATTCCTGCATCGGAATAGGCCATATAATGCTTTGTTTACCTGTGAGTTCTGTTGTGAAATGGCACTCAAATAAGTCCGTATTGTCAATTTAGGAAATGCTAGAACCAATGTAAATTTACATGATTGTTGCACAGTTGTTTTttacatgaatttttttttgccagAAATAATCTTAGAAGATAAGAGTGttcaacaaagaaaaagagaaacaaaactCTTGATTCAGTACaaagcaggaaaaaaaatttgagcatCAAAACAAAATCTTCAAGATGGTTCTATTATGCTCAATGAAAATACTATAATAGACCATAACAAATgaataaagaaacaaaatccAAAGAATCCTCAAAAGAATATGCAGACTGAAAACTTAGCCAACAGGATCCTCAAAAGGGATGCAAACTAAAAATTTGGTCAAAACATCAGTTATATAAGTTTCAATCATTATAACCTATATGAATCATCTTTCCTACGGCACTtcttagtaaaaataaaatacaactaaTGTTCCATTTTCATGCTGGTGGAAATCATGAAGACTATCAAAATTTTGCAAGAATTTGGTGGGATGAGTGTAGCAGAACTAAAGATATTATTTCAAATGAAATTCTTtatgaaataaaagaataaaattacatGCTGATGGAGATTAAAAGCAACTCCAAATGCTACTCGGTGGACAAAGCACTAAACTTGCAGGCTTCTCAAAAGGAATGGCCAGAAAATAGCTTAGTTTCAAAATAATCATCAGAAAGAGCACAATGATCAGATTAGCTGTAGCAAATAAGGTATACAAAGtattaattaacataatttGAAGCGACAAATAGAAGAGCGAGAAGCTAAGGCTTCAAGTTTAATCTGATCTGCTAGCAACAAAATCAAGaattaaagaagtaaaatcAAGAAGTAAAGAAGCAAAATCAAGAAGTAAAAAATCCGAAAATTAGAAACCATCTAGCAGGTAAATATGTTGATATGCGACTGCTCACTATGCAGAAATTATCAGTGTTCCAGTATCTAATCTAGTTTTAACATCCATAAAGCAAGAAATCCAAAATCAGTGA encodes the following:
- the LOC109720068 gene encoding uncharacterized protein LOC109720068 — protein: MRDIVAQLKNLEVEIPESFLVYYILNSLPQQYTPFKISYNTHKEKWSINELMTMCVQEEERPLMEVGESAHLATQGRQKGQGKRKGKGKIPPQADIKKESKCFFCRKRGHIKKDCVRYKAWLEKKGLSKPQEAGGK